In a genomic window of Oceanibaculum indicum P24:
- a CDS encoding DUF721 domain-containing protein, with protein MTKRKTQPESGVSASGENAPPAAVRHRRLSSVAAPVRGLAKKLLGGKAAVEASVMLDWPAIVGTEIAERCQPRKLARGRGANAGAATLHLTVDAPFALEIQYSAAQIVERVNRYLGYPAVARLALHQGELLREEKPRLPQIPPLAAPTRQQLDQDISGIADDGLRQALDRLGQAVLAKPGPDRR; from the coding sequence ATGACGAAACGCAAAACCCAGCCTGAGTCCGGAGTGAGTGCGTCAGGGGAGAACGCACCACCAGCGGCGGTGCGGCACCGGCGCCTGTCCTCGGTGGCGGCCCCGGTGCGCGGCCTTGCCAAGAAGCTGCTGGGCGGCAAGGCGGCGGTCGAGGCCTCGGTCATGCTGGACTGGCCCGCCATCGTCGGGACGGAGATCGCGGAGCGCTGCCAGCCGCGCAAGCTGGCGCGCGGGCGCGGGGCCAATGCCGGGGCGGCGACGCTGCATCTGACGGTGGATGCGCCCTTCGCGCTGGAAATCCAGTACAGCGCGGCGCAGATCGTCGAGCGGGTGAACCGCTATCTGGGCTATCCGGCGGTGGCCCGGCTGGCGCTGCATCAGGGCGAGCTGCTGCGCGAGGAAAAGCCCCGGCTGCCGCAGATTCCGCCGCTGGCAGCGCCGACCCGTCAGCAGCTGGATCAGGATATTTCGGGCATCGCCGATGACGGGCTGCGCCAGGCGCTGGACAGGCTCGGCCAGGCGGTGCTGGCGAAACCGGGCCCGGACCGGCGTTAG
- the mutY gene encoding A/G-specific adenine glycosylase — MAAPPIAPQELNRLLLDWYDRHRRRLPWRAEPGKRADPYHVWLSEIMLQQTTVATVGPYFRRFLELWPTVEDLAAADLDAVLHSWQGLGYYARARNLHKCAQAVAGRHGGVFPDTEAELLTLPGIGAYTAAAIAAIAFDRKATPADGNFERVFARLHAVETPLPDAKPILRGLAAALTPERRPGDHAQAVMDLGATICTPRSPKCMACPWHEPCEARNLGIAADLPRKSPKKQKPTRRGIAFWAVTPGGAALLRRRPESGLLGGMMEVPSTDWTEADSALAEAEAPVKGEWRLLPGLVRHTFTHFHLELTVASASVAEQKVTDGVWVPLDRLGEHALPTVMKKVVTHALAQAGKQKR; from the coding sequence ATGGCCGCCCCTCCCATCGCCCCGCAAGAGCTGAACCGCCTGCTGCTGGACTGGTATGACCGGCACCGCCGCCGCCTGCCCTGGCGGGCGGAACCGGGGAAGCGCGCCGACCCCTACCATGTCTGGCTCAGCGAGATCATGCTGCAACAGACCACCGTAGCAACGGTCGGCCCCTATTTCCGGCGGTTCCTGGAGCTGTGGCCGACGGTGGAGGACCTGGCCGCCGCCGATCTGGATGCGGTCCTGCATTCCTGGCAGGGGCTGGGCTATTACGCCCGCGCCCGCAATCTGCACAAATGCGCGCAGGCGGTCGCCGGACGCCATGGCGGGGTCTTCCCCGACACCGAGGCGGAATTGCTGACGCTGCCCGGCATCGGCGCCTATACAGCCGCCGCCATTGCCGCCATCGCCTTCGACCGCAAGGCCACCCCGGCGGACGGCAATTTCGAGCGTGTCTTCGCCCGGCTACACGCGGTGGAAACGCCGCTGCCGGACGCCAAGCCGATCCTGCGCGGCCTCGCCGCAGCCCTGACACCGGAACGGCGGCCGGGCGATCATGCGCAGGCGGTGATGGACCTCGGCGCCACCATCTGCACCCCGCGCAGCCCGAAATGCATGGCCTGCCCCTGGCACGAACCCTGCGAAGCCCGGAATCTCGGCATCGCCGCCGACCTGCCGCGCAAGAGCCCGAAGAAGCAGAAGCCGACCCGGCGCGGCATTGCCTTCTGGGCTGTCACGCCCGGGGGTGCTGCACTGCTGCGCCGCCGACCCGAAAGCGGGCTGCTGGGCGGCATGATGGAGGTGCCCTCCACGGACTGGACCGAAGCCGATAGCGCGCTGGCTGAGGCAGAAGCACCGGTAAAGGGCGAATGGCGGCTGCTGCCGGGGCTGGTACGCCATACCTTCACCCATTTCCATCTGGAACTGACGGTGGCATCCGCGTCTGTCGCAGAGCAGAAGGTCACCGACGGCGTCTGGGTGCCGCTCGACCGGCTGGGCGAGCACGCGCTGCCGACGGTCATGAAGAAGGTGGTGACCCATGCGCTGGCACAGGCAGGGAAGCAAAAGCGCTAA